One window of the Rhipicephalus sanguineus isolate Rsan-2018 chromosome 4, BIME_Rsan_1.4, whole genome shotgun sequence genome contains the following:
- the LOC119390631 gene encoding uncharacterized protein LOC119390631 isoform X8 yields MAANVNRAVVGDDKRKKKKLRGRRYCCVYKCHNQEGFDSIVSFYTFPSRPDEKERRQRWIQAVRRAGPDGESWQPNSNTRICSRHFSGNARSNIMHHPAYVPTIFPSAYRRTVPCDPSAPTERFQRWQKRPRDQTKSPSEEKVKDTTTSTGASHQLQLCPDLTDESISLELVESTDDQQGEFLHPTVEEECQHEDAATSDTTSSTGAFYQLQLCPDLTDESISLELVESTDDQQGELLHPTVEEECQHEDAATSDTTTSTGASHQLQLCPDLTDESISLELVESTDDQQGELLHPTVEEECQHEDAATSDTTTSTGASHQLQLCPDLTDESISLELVESTDDQQGELLHPTVEEECQHEDAATSDTTSSTGASHQLQLCPDLTDESISLELVESTDDQQGELLHPTVEEECQHEDAATSDTTSSTGASHQLQLCPDLTDESISLELVESTDDQQGELLHATVEEGCQHEDAATSDTTSSTGASHQLQLCPDLTDESISLELVESTDDQQGELLHATVEEGCQHEDAATSDTTSSTGASHQLQLCPDLTDESISLELVESTDDQQGELLHPTVEEECQHEDAATSDTTSSTGASHQLQLCPDLTDESISLELVESTDDQQGELLHPTVEEECQHEDAATSCSTTSAERLPSLLHHAVGPSARVCFSGAFDTVSLTPGAVRDLGGVCDNVFAMLLGLLREVRDKTTDVSLPNKVLIFLLKMKHGLPFSAIAVLFGIHDTTVSRIFHAVLGTLATAT; encoded by the exons atggctgctaacgtgaaccgCGCTGTAGTGGGCGATgataaaaggaagaaaaagaagcttcGAGGCCGGCGATATTGCTGCGTTTATAAATGTCATAACCAAGAAGGCTTTGACAGCATCGTGTCCTTTTATACATTCCCTTCACGACCGGACGAAAAAGAGCGGCGGCAGCGTTGGATACAGGCTGTTCGGCGCGCTGG GCCTGACGGAGAATCTTGGCAACCAAATTCAAACACCAGAATTTGCAGCCGGCACTTCTCAGGGAATGCAAGGAGCAATATCATGCACCACCCTGCATACGTGCCGACTATTTTTCCGTCAGCATACCGCCGCACGGTTCCTTGCGACCCTTCGGCCCCGACAGAGCGTTTTCAGCG ATGGCAAAAGAGACCACGGGACCAAACAAAGTCGCCCTCAGAAGAAAAG GTCAAGGACACCACTACTTCGACTGGAGCCTCTCATCAGCTGCAACTATGCCCTGACCTGACAGATGAGAGTATTAGCTTGGAGCTG GTTGAGTCCACTGATGATCAGCAAGGTGAATTTTTGCATCCTACTGTGGAAGAAGAGTGCCAGCACGAAGATGCAGCCACATCGGACACCACTAGTTCGACTGGAGCCTTTTATCAGCTGCAACTATGCCCTGACCTGACAGATGAGAGTATTAGCTTGGAGCTG GTTGAGTCCACTGATGATCAGCAAGGTGAATTGTTGCATCCTACTGTGGAAGAAGAGTGCCAGCACGAAGATGCAGCCACATCGGACACCACTACTTCGACTGGAGCCTCTCATCAGCTGCAACTATGCCCTGACCTGACAGATGAGAGTATTAGCTTGGAGCTG GTTGAGTCCACTGATGATCAGCAAGGTGAATTGTTGCATCCTACTGTGGAAGAAGAGTGCCAGCACGAAGATGCAGCCACATCGGACACCACTACTTCGACTGGAGCCTCTCATCAGCTGCAACTATGCCCTGACCTGACAGATGAGAGTATTAGCTTGGAGCTG GTTGAGTCCACTGATGATCAGCAAGGTGAATTGTTGCATCCTACTGTGGAAGAAGAGTGCCAGCACGAAGATGCAGCCACATCGGACACCACTAGTTCGACTGGAGCCTCTCATCAGCTGCAACTATGCCCTGACCTGACAGATGAGAGTATTAGCTTGGAGCTG GTTGAGTCCACTGATGATCAGCAAGGTGAATTGTTGCATCCTACTGTGGAAGAAGAGTGCCAGCACGAAGATGCAGCCACATCGGACACCACTAGTTCGACTGGAGCCTCTCATCAGCTGCAACTATGCCCTGACCTGACAGATGAGAGTATTAGCTTGGAGCTG GTTGAGTCCACTGATGATCAGCAAGGTGAATTGTTGCATGCTACTGTGGAAGAAGGGTGCCAGCACGAAGATGCAGCCACATCGGACACCACTAGTTCGACTGGAGCCTCTCATCAGCTGCAACTATGCCCTGACCTGACAGATGAGAGTATTAGCTTGGAGCTG GTTGAGTCCACTGATGATCAGCAAGGTGAATTGTTGCATGCTACTGTGGAAGAAGGGTGCCAGCACGAAGATGCAGCCACATCGGACACCACTAGTTCGACTGGAGCCTCTCATCAGCTGCAACTATGCCCTGACCTGACAGATGAGAGTATTAGCTTGGAGCTG GTTGAGTCCACTGATGATCAGCAAGGTGAATTGTTGCATCCTACTGTGGAAGAAGAGTGCCAGCACGAAGATGCAGCCACATCGGACACCACTAGTTCGACTGGAGCCTCTCATCAGCTGCAACTATGCCCTGACCTGACAGATGAGAGTATTAGCTTGGAGCTG GTTGAGTCCACTGATGATCAGCAAGGTGAATTGTTGCATCCTACTGTGGAAGAAGAGTGCCAGCACGAAGATGCAGCCACATCGTGTTCTACCACATCAGCGGAGAGACTTCCATCTCTGCTACACCATGCTGTGGGGCCAAGTGCTAGAGTGTGTTTTTCGGGGGCCTTCGACACAGTGTCTTTGACACCTGGGGCAGTGAGGGACCTTGGTGGAGTTTGCGACAATGTTTTCGCAATGCTGTTAGGTCTGCTGCGTGAAGTGAGGGATAAGACAACTGATGTAAGCCTTCCCAACAAAGTTTTAATATTTCTACTCAAGATGAAACATGGTTTGCCCTTCAGTGCCATTGCAGTACTTTTTGGCATTCATGACACAACAGTGTCACGAATTTTTCATGCTGTTTTGGGCACACTGGCAACTGCAACGTGA
- the LOC119390631 gene encoding uncharacterized protein LOC119390631 isoform X14 — translation MAANVNRAVVGDDKRKKKKLRGRRYCCVYKCHNQEGFDSIVSFYTFPSRPDEKERRQRWIQAVRRAGPDGESWQPNSNTRICSRHFSGNARSNIMHHPAYVPTIFPSAYRRTVPCDPSAPTERFQRWQKRPRDQTKSPSEEKVKDTTTSTGASHQLQLCPDLTDESISLELVESTDDQQGELLHPTVEEECQHEDAATSDTTTSTGASHQLQLCPDLTDESISLELVESTDDQQGEFLHPTVEEECQHEDAATSDTTSSTGAFYQLQLCPDLTDESISLELVESTDDQQGELLHPTVEEECQHEDAATSDTTTSTGASHQLQLCPDLTDESISLELVESTDDQQGELLHPTVEEECQHEDAATSDTTTSTGASHQLQLCPDLTDESISLELVESTDDQQGELLHPTVEEECQHEDAATSDTTSSTGASHQLQLCPDLTDESISLELVESTDDQQGELLHATVEEGCQHEDAATSDTTSSTGASHQLQLCPDLTDESISLELVESTDDQQGELLHPTVEEECQHEDAATSDTTSSTGASHQLQLCPDLTDESISLELVESTDDQQGELLHPTVEEECQHEDAATSCSTTSAERLPSLLHHAVGPSARVCFSGAFDTVSLTPGAVRDLGGVCDNVFAMLLGLLREVRDKTTDVSLPNKVLIFLLKMKHGLPFSAIAVLFGIHDTTVSRIFHAVLGTLATAT, via the exons atggctgctaacgtgaaccgCGCTGTAGTGGGCGATgataaaaggaagaaaaagaagcttcGAGGCCGGCGATATTGCTGCGTTTATAAATGTCATAACCAAGAAGGCTTTGACAGCATCGTGTCCTTTTATACATTCCCTTCACGACCGGACGAAAAAGAGCGGCGGCAGCGTTGGATACAGGCTGTTCGGCGCGCTGG GCCTGACGGAGAATCTTGGCAACCAAATTCAAACACCAGAATTTGCAGCCGGCACTTCTCAGGGAATGCAAGGAGCAATATCATGCACCACCCTGCATACGTGCCGACTATTTTTCCGTCAGCATACCGCCGCACGGTTCCTTGCGACCCTTCGGCCCCGACAGAGCGTTTTCAGCG ATGGCAAAAGAGACCACGGGACCAAACAAAGTCGCCCTCAGAAGAAAAG GTCAAGGACACCACTACTTCGACTGGAGCCTCTCATCAGCTGCAACTATGCCCTGACCTGACAGATGAGAGTATTAGCTTGGAGCTG GTTGAGTCCACTGATGATCAGCAAGGTGAATTGTTGCATCCTACTGTGGAAGAAGAGTGCCAGCACGAAGATGCAGCCACATCGGACACCACTACTTCGACTGGAGCCTCTCATCAGCTGCAACTATGCCCTGACCTGACAGATGAGAGTATTAGCTTGGAGCTG GTTGAGTCCACTGATGATCAGCAAGGTGAATTTTTGCATCCTACTGTGGAAGAAGAGTGCCAGCACGAAGATGCAGCCACATCGGACACCACTAGTTCGACTGGAGCCTTTTATCAGCTGCAACTATGCCCTGACCTGACAGATGAGAGTATTAGCTTGGAGCTG GTTGAGTCCACTGATGATCAGCAAGGTGAATTGTTGCATCCTACTGTGGAAGAAGAGTGCCAGCACGAAGATGCAGCCACATCGGACACCACTACTTCGACTGGAGCCTCTCATCAGCTGCAACTATGCCCTGACCTGACAGATGAGAGTATTAGCTTGGAGCTG GTTGAGTCCACTGATGATCAGCAAGGTGAATTGTTGCATCCTACTGTGGAAGAAGAGTGCCAGCACGAAGATGCAGCCACATCGGACACCACTACTTCGACTGGAGCCTCTCATCAGCTGCAACTATGCCCTGACCTGACAGATGAGAGTATTAGCTTGGAGCTG GTTGAGTCCACTGATGATCAGCAAGGTGAATTGTTGCATCCTACTGTGGAAGAAGAGTGCCAGCACGAAGATGCAGCCACATCGGACACCACTAGTTCGACTGGAGCCTCTCATCAGCTGCAACTATGCCCTGACCTGACAGATGAGAGTATTAGCTTGGAGCTG GTTGAGTCCACTGATGATCAGCAAGGTGAATTGTTGCATGCTACTGTGGAAGAAGGGTGCCAGCACGAAGATGCAGCCACATCGGACACCACTAGTTCGACTGGAGCCTCTCATCAGCTGCAACTATGCCCTGACCTGACAGATGAGAGTATTAGCTTGGAGCTG GTTGAGTCCACTGATGATCAGCAAGGTGAATTGTTGCATCCTACTGTGGAAGAAGAGTGCCAGCACGAAGATGCAGCCACATCGGACACCACTAGTTCGACTGGAGCCTCTCATCAGCTGCAACTATGCCCTGACCTGACAGATGAGAGTATTAGCTTGGAGCTG GTTGAGTCCACTGATGATCAGCAAGGTGAATTGTTGCATCCTACTGTGGAAGAAGAGTGCCAGCACGAAGATGCAGCCACATCGTGTTCTACCACATCAGCGGAGAGACTTCCATCTCTGCTACACCATGCTGTGGGGCCAAGTGCTAGAGTGTGTTTTTCGGGGGCCTTCGACACAGTGTCTTTGACACCTGGGGCAGTGAGGGACCTTGGTGGAGTTTGCGACAATGTTTTCGCAATGCTGTTAGGTCTGCTGCGTGAAGTGAGGGATAAGACAACTGATGTAAGCCTTCCCAACAAAGTTTTAATATTTCTACTCAAGATGAAACATGGTTTGCCCTTCAGTGCCATTGCAGTACTTTTTGGCATTCATGACACAACAGTGTCACGAATTTTTCATGCTGTTTTGGGCACACTGGCAACTGCAACGTGA
- the LOC119390631 gene encoding uncharacterized protein LOC119390631 isoform X5, with the protein MAANVNRAVVGDDKRKKKKLRGRRYCCVYKCHNQEGFDSIVSFYTFPSRPDEKERRQRWIQAVRRAGPDGESWQPNSNTRICSRHFSGNARSNIMHHPAYVPTIFPSAYRRTVPCDPSAPTERFQRWQKRPRDQTKSPSEEKVKDTTTSTGASHQLQLCPDLTDESISLELVESTDDQQGELLHPTVEEECQHEDAATSDTTTSTGASHQLQLCPDLTDESISLELVESTDDQQGELLHPTVEEECQHEDAATSDTTTSTGASHQLQLCPDLTDESISLELVESTDDQQGELLHPTVEEECQHEDAATSDTTTSTGASHQLQLCPDLTDESISLELVESTDDQQGELLHPTVEEECQHEDAATSDTTSSTGASHQLQLCPDLTDESISLELVESTDDQQGELLHPTVEEECQHEDAATSDTTSSTGASHQLQLCPDLTDESISLELVESTDDQQGELLHATVEEGCQHEDAATSDTTSSTGASHQLQLCPDLTDESISLELVESTDDQQGELLHATVEEGCQHEDAATSDTTSSTGASHQLQLCPDLTDESISLELVESTDDQQGELLHPTVEEECQHEDAATSDTTSSTGASHQLQLCPDLTDESISLELVESTDDQQGELLHPTVEEECQHEDAATSCSTTSAERLPSLLHHAVGPSARVCFSGAFDTVSLTPGAVRDLGGVCDNVFAMLLGLLREVRDKTTDVSLPNKVLIFLLKMKHGLPFSAIAVLFGIHDTTVSRIFHAVLGTLATAT; encoded by the exons atggctgctaacgtgaaccgCGCTGTAGTGGGCGATgataaaaggaagaaaaagaagcttcGAGGCCGGCGATATTGCTGCGTTTATAAATGTCATAACCAAGAAGGCTTTGACAGCATCGTGTCCTTTTATACATTCCCTTCACGACCGGACGAAAAAGAGCGGCGGCAGCGTTGGATACAGGCTGTTCGGCGCGCTGG GCCTGACGGAGAATCTTGGCAACCAAATTCAAACACCAGAATTTGCAGCCGGCACTTCTCAGGGAATGCAAGGAGCAATATCATGCACCACCCTGCATACGTGCCGACTATTTTTCCGTCAGCATACCGCCGCACGGTTCCTTGCGACCCTTCGGCCCCGACAGAGCGTTTTCAGCG ATGGCAAAAGAGACCACGGGACCAAACAAAGTCGCCCTCAGAAGAAAAG GTCAAGGACACCACTACTTCGACTGGAGCCTCTCATCAGCTGCAACTATGCCCTGACCTGACAGATGAGAGTATTAGCTTGGAGCTG GTTGAGTCCACTGATGATCAGCAAGGTGAATTGTTGCATCCTACTGTGGAAGAAGAGTGCCAGCACGAAGATGCAGCCACATCGGACACCACTACTTCGACTGGAGCCTCTCATCAGCTGCAACTATGCCCTGACCTGACAGATGAGAGTATTAGCTTGGAGCTG GTTGAGTCCACTGATGATCAGCAAGGTGAATTGTTGCATCCTACTGTGGAAGAAGAGTGCCAGCACGAAGATGCAGCCACATCGGACACCACTACTTCGACTGGAGCCTCTCATCAGCTGCAACTATGCCCTGACCTGACAGATGAGAGTATTAGCTTGGAGCTG GTTGAGTCCACTGATGATCAGCAAGGTGAATTGTTGCATCCTACTGTGGAAGAAGAGTGCCAGCACGAAGATGCAGCCACATCGGACACCACTACTTCGACTGGAGCCTCTCATCAGCTGCAACTATGCCCTGACCTGACAGATGAGAGTATTAGCTTGGAGCTG GTTGAGTCCACTGATGATCAGCAAGGTGAATTGTTGCATCCTACTGTGGAAGAAGAGTGCCAGCACGAAGATGCAGCCACATCGGACACCACTAGTTCGACTGGAGCCTCTCATCAGCTGCAACTATGCCCTGACCTGACAGATGAGAGTATTAGCTTGGAGCTG GTTGAGTCCACTGATGATCAGCAAGGTGAATTGTTGCATCCTACTGTGGAAGAAGAGTGCCAGCACGAAGATGCAGCCACATCGGACACCACTAGTTCGACTGGAGCCTCTCATCAGCTGCAACTATGCCCTGACCTGACAGATGAGAGTATTAGCTTGGAGCTG GTTGAGTCCACTGATGATCAGCAAGGTGAATTGTTGCATGCTACTGTGGAAGAAGGGTGCCAGCACGAAGATGCAGCCACATCGGACACCACTAGTTCGACTGGAGCCTCTCATCAGCTGCAACTATGCCCTGACCTGACAGATGAGAGTATTAGCTTGGAGCTG GTTGAGTCCACTGATGATCAGCAAGGTGAATTGTTGCATGCTACTGTGGAAGAAGGGTGCCAGCACGAAGATGCAGCCACATCGGACACCACTAGTTCGACTGGAGCCTCTCATCAGCTGCAACTATGCCCTGACCTGACAGATGAGAGTATTAGCTTGGAGCTG GTTGAGTCCACTGATGATCAGCAAGGTGAATTGTTGCATCCTACTGTGGAAGAAGAGTGCCAGCACGAAGATGCAGCCACATCGGACACCACTAGTTCGACTGGAGCCTCTCATCAGCTGCAACTATGCCCTGACCTGACAGATGAGAGTATTAGCTTGGAGCTG GTTGAGTCCACTGATGATCAGCAAGGTGAATTGTTGCATCCTACTGTGGAAGAAGAGTGCCAGCACGAAGATGCAGCCACATCGTGTTCTACCACATCAGCGGAGAGACTTCCATCTCTGCTACACCATGCTGTGGGGCCAAGTGCTAGAGTGTGTTTTTCGGGGGCCTTCGACACAGTGTCTTTGACACCTGGGGCAGTGAGGGACCTTGGTGGAGTTTGCGACAATGTTTTCGCAATGCTGTTAGGTCTGCTGCGTGAAGTGAGGGATAAGACAACTGATGTAAGCCTTCCCAACAAAGTTTTAATATTTCTACTCAAGATGAAACATGGTTTGCCCTTCAGTGCCATTGCAGTACTTTTTGGCATTCATGACACAACAGTGTCACGAATTTTTCATGCTGTTTTGGGCACACTGGCAACTGCAACGTGA
- the LOC119390631 gene encoding uncharacterized protein LOC119390631 isoform X10, whose translation MAANVNRAVVGDDKRKKKKLRGRRYCCVYKCHNQEGFDSIVSFYTFPSRPDEKERRQRWIQAVRRAGPDGESWQPNSNTRICSRHFSGNARSNIMHHPAYVPTIFPSAYRRTVPCDPSAPTERFQRWQKRPRDQTKSPSEEKVKDTTTSTGASHQLQLCPDLTDESISLELVESTDDQQGELLHPTVEEECQHEDAATSDTTTSTGASHQLQLCPDLTDESISLELVESTDDQQGEFLHPTVEEECQHEDAATSDTTSSTGAFYQLQLCPDLTDESISLELVESTDDQQGELLHPTVEEECQHEDAATSDTTTSTGASHQLQLCPDLTDESISLELVESTDDQQGELLHPTVEEECQHEDAATSDTTTSTGASHQLQLCPDLTDESISLELVESTDDQQGELLHPTVEEECQHEDAATSDTTSSTGASHQLQLCPDLTDESISLELVESTDDQQGELLHPTVEEECQHEDAATSDTTSSTGASHQLQLCPDLTDESISLELVESTDDQQGELLHATVEEGCQHEDAATSDTTSSTGASHQLQLCPDLTDESISLELVESTDDQQGELLHPTVEEECQHEDAATSCSTTSAERLPSLLHHAVGPSARVCFSGAFDTVSLTPGAVRDLGGVCDNVFAMLLGLLREVRDKTTDVSLPNKVLIFLLKMKHGLPFSAIAVLFGIHDTTVSRIFHAVLGTLATAT comes from the exons atggctgctaacgtgaaccgCGCTGTAGTGGGCGATgataaaaggaagaaaaagaagcttcGAGGCCGGCGATATTGCTGCGTTTATAAATGTCATAACCAAGAAGGCTTTGACAGCATCGTGTCCTTTTATACATTCCCTTCACGACCGGACGAAAAAGAGCGGCGGCAGCGTTGGATACAGGCTGTTCGGCGCGCTGG GCCTGACGGAGAATCTTGGCAACCAAATTCAAACACCAGAATTTGCAGCCGGCACTTCTCAGGGAATGCAAGGAGCAATATCATGCACCACCCTGCATACGTGCCGACTATTTTTCCGTCAGCATACCGCCGCACGGTTCCTTGCGACCCTTCGGCCCCGACAGAGCGTTTTCAGCG ATGGCAAAAGAGACCACGGGACCAAACAAAGTCGCCCTCAGAAGAAAAG GTCAAGGACACCACTACTTCGACTGGAGCCTCTCATCAGCTGCAACTATGCCCTGACCTGACAGATGAGAGTATTAGCTTGGAGCTG GTTGAGTCCACTGATGATCAGCAAGGTGAATTGTTGCATCCTACTGTGGAAGAAGAGTGCCAGCACGAAGATGCAGCCACATCGGACACCACTACTTCGACTGGAGCCTCTCATCAGCTGCAACTATGCCCTGACCTGACAGATGAGAGTATTAGCTTGGAGCTG GTTGAGTCCACTGATGATCAGCAAGGTGAATTTTTGCATCCTACTGTGGAAGAAGAGTGCCAGCACGAAGATGCAGCCACATCGGACACCACTAGTTCGACTGGAGCCTTTTATCAGCTGCAACTATGCCCTGACCTGACAGATGAGAGTATTAGCTTGGAGCTG GTTGAGTCCACTGATGATCAGCAAGGTGAATTGTTGCATCCTACTGTGGAAGAAGAGTGCCAGCACGAAGATGCAGCCACATCGGACACCACTACTTCGACTGGAGCCTCTCATCAGCTGCAACTATGCCCTGACCTGACAGATGAGAGTATTAGCTTGGAGCTG GTTGAGTCCACTGATGATCAGCAAGGTGAATTGTTGCATCCTACTGTGGAAGAAGAGTGCCAGCACGAAGATGCAGCCACATCGGACACCACTACTTCGACTGGAGCCTCTCATCAGCTGCAACTATGCCCTGACCTGACAGATGAGAGTATTAGCTTGGAGCTG GTTGAGTCCACTGATGATCAGCAAGGTGAATTGTTGCATCCTACTGTGGAAGAAGAGTGCCAGCACGAAGATGCAGCCACATCGGACACCACTAGTTCGACTGGAGCCTCTCATCAGCTGCAACTATGCCCTGACCTGACAGATGAGAGTATTAGCTTGGAGCTG GTTGAGTCCACTGATGATCAGCAAGGTGAATTGTTGCATCCTACTGTGGAAGAAGAGTGCCAGCACGAAGATGCAGCCACATCGGACACCACTAGTTCGACTGGAGCCTCTCATCAGCTGCAACTATGCCCTGACCTGACAGATGAGAGTATTAGCTTGGAGCTG GTTGAGTCCACTGATGATCAGCAAGGTGAATTGTTGCATGCTACTGTGGAAGAAGGGTGCCAGCACGAAGATGCAGCCACATCGGACACCACTAGTTCGACTGGAGCCTCTCATCAGCTGCAACTATGCCCTGACCTGACAGATGAGAGTATTAGCTTGGAGCTG GTTGAGTCCACTGATGATCAGCAAGGTGAATTGTTGCATCCTACTGTGGAAGAAGAGTGCCAGCACGAAGATGCAGCCACATCGTGTTCTACCACATCAGCGGAGAGACTTCCATCTCTGCTACACCATGCTGTGGGGCCAAGTGCTAGAGTGTGTTTTTCGGGGGCCTTCGACACAGTGTCTTTGACACCTGGGGCAGTGAGGGACCTTGGTGGAGTTTGCGACAATGTTTTCGCAATGCTGTTAGGTCTGCTGCGTGAAGTGAGGGATAAGACAACTGATGTAAGCCTTCCCAACAAAGTTTTAATATTTCTACTCAAGATGAAACATGGTTTGCCCTTCAGTGCCATTGCAGTACTTTTTGGCATTCATGACACAACAGTGTCACGAATTTTTCATGCTGTTTTGGGCACACTGGCAACTGCAACGTGA
- the LOC119390631 gene encoding uncharacterized protein LOC119390631 isoform X13 — translation MAANVNRAVVGDDKRKKKKLRGRRYCCVYKCHNQEGFDSIVSFYTFPSRPDEKERRQRWIQAVRRAGPDGESWQPNSNTRICSRHFSGNARSNIMHHPAYVPTIFPSAYRRTVPCDPSAPTERFQRWQKRPRDQTKSPSEEKVKDTTTSTGASHQLQLCPDLTDESISLELVESTDDQQGELLHPTVEEECQHEDAATSDTTTSTGASHQLQLCPDLTDESISLELVESTDDQQGELLHPTVEEECQHEDAATSDTTTSTGASHQLQLCPDLTDESISLELVESTDDQQGELLHPTVEEECQHEDAATSDTTSSTGASHQLQLCPDLTDESISLELVESTDDQQGELLHPTVEEECQHEDAATSDTTSSTGASHQLQLCPDLTDESISLELVESTDDQQGELLHATVEEGCQHEDAATSDTTSSTGASHQLQLCPDLTDESISLELVESTDDQQGELLHATVEEGCQHEDAATSDTTSSTGASHQLQLCPDLTDESISLELVESTDDQQGELLHPTVEEECQHEDAATSDTTSSTGASHQLQLCPDLTDESISLELVESTDDQQGELLHPTVEEECQHEDAATSCSTTSAERLPSLLHHAVGPSARVCFSGAFDTVSLTPGAVRDLGGVCDNVFAMLLGLLREVRDKTTDVSLPNKVLIFLLKMKHGLPFSAIAVLFGIHDTTVSRIFHAVLGTLATAT, via the exons atggctgctaacgtgaaccgCGCTGTAGTGGGCGATgataaaaggaagaaaaagaagcttcGAGGCCGGCGATATTGCTGCGTTTATAAATGTCATAACCAAGAAGGCTTTGACAGCATCGTGTCCTTTTATACATTCCCTTCACGACCGGACGAAAAAGAGCGGCGGCAGCGTTGGATACAGGCTGTTCGGCGCGCTGG GCCTGACGGAGAATCTTGGCAACCAAATTCAAACACCAGAATTTGCAGCCGGCACTTCTCAGGGAATGCAAGGAGCAATATCATGCACCACCCTGCATACGTGCCGACTATTTTTCCGTCAGCATACCGCCGCACGGTTCCTTGCGACCCTTCGGCCCCGACAGAGCGTTTTCAGCG ATGGCAAAAGAGACCACGGGACCAAACAAAGTCGCCCTCAGAAGAAAAG GTCAAGGACACCACTACTTCGACTGGAGCCTCTCATCAGCTGCAACTATGCCCTGACCTGACAGATGAGAGTATTAGCTTGGAGCTG GTTGAGTCCACTGATGATCAGCAAGGTGAATTGTTGCATCCTACTGTGGAAGAAGAGTGCCAGCACGAAGATGCAGCCACATCGGACACCACTACTTCGACTGGAGCCTCTCATCAGCTGCAACTATGCCCTGACCTGACAGATGAGAGTATTAGCTTGGAGCTG GTTGAGTCCACTGATGATCAGCAAGGTGAATTGTTGCATCCTACTGTGGAAGAAGAGTGCCAGCACGAAGATGCAGCCACATCGGACACCACTACTTCGACTGGAGCCTCTCATCAGCTGCAACTATGCCCTGACCTGACAGATGAGAGTATTAGCTTGGAGCTG GTTGAGTCCACTGATGATCAGCAAGGTGAATTGTTGCATCCTACTGTGGAAGAAGAGTGCCAGCACGAAGATGCAGCCACATCGGACACCACTAGTTCGACTGGAGCCTCTCATCAGCTGCAACTATGCCCTGACCTGACAGATGAGAGTATTAGCTTGGAGCTG GTTGAGTCCACTGATGATCAGCAAGGTGAATTGTTGCATCCTACTGTGGAAGAAGAGTGCCAGCACGAAGATGCAGCCACATCGGACACCACTAGTTCGACTGGAGCCTCTCATCAGCTGCAACTATGCCCTGACCTGACAGATGAGAGTATTAGCTTGGAGCTG GTTGAGTCCACTGATGATCAGCAAGGTGAATTGTTGCATGCTACTGTGGAAGAAGGGTGCCAGCACGAAGATGCAGCCACATCGGACACCACTAGTTCGACTGGAGCCTCTCATCAGCTGCAACTATGCCCTGACCTGACAGATGAGAGTATTAGCTTGGAGCTG GTTGAGTCCACTGATGATCAGCAAGGTGAATTGTTGCATGCTACTGTGGAAGAAGGGTGCCAGCACGAAGATGCAGCCACATCGGACACCACTAGTTCGACTGGAGCCTCTCATCAGCTGCAACTATGCCCTGACCTGACAGATGAGAGTATTAGCTTGGAGCTG GTTGAGTCCACTGATGATCAGCAAGGTGAATTGTTGCATCCTACTGTGGAAGAAGAGTGCCAGCACGAAGATGCAGCCACATCGGACACCACTAGTTCGACTGGAGCCTCTCATCAGCTGCAACTATGCCCTGACCTGACAGATGAGAGTATTAGCTTGGAGCTG GTTGAGTCCACTGATGATCAGCAAGGTGAATTGTTGCATCCTACTGTGGAAGAAGAGTGCCAGCACGAAGATGCAGCCACATCGTGTTCTACCACATCAGCGGAGAGACTTCCATCTCTGCTACACCATGCTGTGGGGCCAAGTGCTAGAGTGTGTTTTTCGGGGGCCTTCGACACAGTGTCTTTGACACCTGGGGCAGTGAGGGACCTTGGTGGAGTTTGCGACAATGTTTTCGCAATGCTGTTAGGTCTGCTGCGTGAAGTGAGGGATAAGACAACTGATGTAAGCCTTCCCAACAAAGTTTTAATATTTCTACTCAAGATGAAACATGGTTTGCCCTTCAGTGCCATTGCAGTACTTTTTGGCATTCATGACACAACAGTGTCACGAATTTTTCATGCTGTTTTGGGCACACTGGCAACTGCAACGTGA